In the Anopheles arabiensis isolate DONGOLA unplaced genomic scaffold, AaraD3 Autosomal_pericentromeric_contig0016, whole genome shotgun sequence genome, one interval contains:
- the LOC120908311 gene encoding uncharacterized protein LOC120908311, with the protein MTAPINVLSSRRTVLLAVLTKHEQFLAEFDPERDAIEINIRIAKVQKLSVDLEAIQAKLEDAAATEEVISHNAALRDDFGSRLIRLEAHLKAKRVHAPRSASTTPNTNPLAGIKLPTISLPEFDGDYMQWLTYRDTFEGLIHENMELPPIQKFHYLRASMKGEAAKVIEAITISAANYELAWQMLTERYSNEYLLKKRHLQALFGTATVKKESASTLHHLVDEFERHKKTLNHLGEKRRHGAAC; encoded by the coding sequence ATGACTGCTCCGATAAACGTTTTGTCGTCCAGAAGGACAGTTTTACTAGCAGTATTGACTAAGCACGAACAATTTTTGGCAGAATTTGACCCGGAACGGGATGCAATCGAAATCAACATTCGCATTGCAAAGGTCCAGAAGCTTTCCGTTGATTTGGAAGCAATTCAGGCCAAATTGGAAGATGCGGCGGCCACCGAGGAAGTGATAAGTCACAATGCCGCGTTACGAGACGATTTTGGCTCGCGTTTGATACGCCTTGAAGCCCATTTGAAGGCTAAACGGGTGCACGCTCCGCGATCCGCAAGCACAACACCAAACACTAACCCGTTGGCAGGTATAAAGCTTCCCACCATCTCACTTCCTGAGTTCGATGGTGATTACATGCAATGGCTCACGTATAGGGACACTTTTGAGGGATTAATTCACGAAAACATGGAACTACCACCGATACAAAAGTTTCATTATTTACGAGCTTCCATGAAAGGCGAGGCCGCAAAGGTGATCGAAGCAATCACGATCAGCGCAGCCAATTACGAGCTAGCATGGCAAATGCTCACCGAACGATACTCGAATGAGTATTTGTTAAAGAAACGACATCTTCAAGCACTTTTTGGTACGGCCACCGTTAAGAAGGAGAGTGCATCAACCCTTCACCATCTTGTGGACGAGTTCGAACGTCACAAGAAAACGCTCAATCATCTAGGCGAAAAACGGAGGCATGGAGCTGCTTGTTAG